The Sandaracinaceae bacterium genome has a window encoding:
- a CDS encoding tetratricopeptide repeat protein produces MAALFALTSLSSRASAQDMVFSVEETGQPPAPPAEGPPSEALANALRLYQQERYMEASVQFQRVVEGETQDAPANVQKAQFFLGKALYHLRFYQSALAIFDEITQQGQGHNYFGQTLQWLAQLATQLPEPAGIIEKVGRYGVDELEQFNTAESADLYNQLIYLMGRHKYNQGEFEEAIRLFQGVDRQSDHYVYGRFFEGIAHVRTRRAQPAIQAFRAIIEAIDEGVTGVEDTQRMDDLAWLSLARVYYTAANRTDAETGDRTIDGTLLGNAVVAWNNIGTGSEYWLDALFEESWAFFLADEYSRAMGNIHTLFSPYFEDAYYPEALVLKAVIFFSACQVENAEAMIAQFHERYDPVQAELTSTLAQFEDNQQFFEFLQRVRSGDANLSPRIRGVVSSALSDRTLLRHLEYVRLLEAEEARLNQAPDEFKNSSLGSRILQDIFVAKSFAIDQTGDLARGRYNRLIDELNELMNQVDTVELEIATFQRGQLSQEMQQQQTEVARSGGLDVEVDEEHQIWPFDGEYWRDELGFYRQQVSSQCGR; encoded by the coding sequence GTGGCCGCCCTCTTCGCGCTCACCTCGTTGAGCTCCCGCGCCAGCGCGCAGGACATGGTCTTCAGCGTCGAAGAGACGGGGCAGCCCCCGGCTCCTCCGGCCGAAGGGCCGCCCTCCGAGGCGCTCGCCAACGCCCTCCGTCTGTACCAGCAGGAGCGGTACATGGAGGCGTCGGTGCAGTTCCAGCGCGTCGTCGAGGGGGAGACCCAGGACGCGCCCGCGAACGTGCAGAAGGCGCAGTTCTTCCTCGGGAAGGCGCTCTACCACCTGCGCTTCTACCAGTCGGCGCTCGCGATCTTCGACGAGATCACCCAGCAGGGGCAGGGCCACAACTACTTCGGCCAGACGCTGCAGTGGCTCGCGCAGCTCGCGACCCAGCTGCCGGAGCCGGCGGGCATCATCGAGAAGGTCGGCCGCTACGGCGTCGACGAGCTCGAGCAGTTCAACACCGCCGAGAGCGCCGATCTGTACAACCAGCTCATCTATCTGATGGGTCGGCACAAGTACAATCAGGGCGAGTTCGAGGAGGCCATCCGCCTCTTCCAGGGCGTCGATCGCCAGAGCGATCACTACGTCTACGGGCGCTTCTTCGAGGGCATCGCCCACGTCCGCACCCGCCGCGCGCAGCCGGCCATCCAGGCGTTCCGGGCCATCATCGAGGCGATCGACGAGGGCGTGACCGGGGTCGAGGACACGCAGCGCATGGACGATCTCGCGTGGCTCTCGCTCGCGCGCGTGTACTACACGGCCGCCAACCGCACCGACGCGGAGACCGGCGATCGCACCATCGACGGCACGCTGCTCGGCAACGCGGTCGTCGCCTGGAACAACATCGGCACCGGCAGCGAGTACTGGCTCGACGCGCTCTTCGAGGAGTCGTGGGCCTTCTTCCTCGCCGACGAGTACTCGCGCGCGATGGGCAACATCCACACGCTCTTCAGCCCGTACTTCGAGGACGCGTACTACCCGGAGGCGCTCGTCCTCAAGGCCGTGATCTTCTTCTCGGCCTGCCAGGTCGAGAACGCCGAGGCGATGATCGCGCAGTTCCACGAGCGCTACGATCCGGTCCAGGCGGAGCTGACCAGCACGCTCGCGCAGTTCGAGGACAACCAGCAGTTCTTCGAATTCCTGCAGCGCGTCCGCTCGGGTGACGCGAACCTCAGCCCCCGCATCCGCGGCGTCGTCTCCTCGGCGCTCTCGGACCGCACGCTCCTGCGTCACCTCGAGTACGTCCGCCTCCTCGAGGCGGAGGAGGCGCGGCTCAACCAGGCGCCCGACGAGTTCAAGAACTCGAGCCTCGGCAGCCGGATCCTGCAGGACATCTTCGTCGCGAAGTCGTTCGCGATCGATCAGACCGGCGACCTCGCCCGGGGCCGCTACAACCGCCTCATCGACGAGCTCAACGAGCTCATGAACCAGGTGGACACCGTCGAGCTCGAGATCGCGACCTTCCAGCGCGGTCAGCTCTCGCAGGAGATGCAGCAGCAGCAGACGGAAGTCGCCCGCTCGGGCGGCCTGGACGTCGAGGTCGACGAGGAGCATCAGATCTGGCCGTTCGACGGCGAGTACTGGCGCGACGAGCTGGGCTTCTACCGCCAGCAGGTCTCCTCGCAGTGCGGAAGGTGA
- a CDS encoding tetratricopeptide repeat protein yields MTHVRTLSLLSLAFALSASAIGCGGGGAEGNAATNESGNVIRTAGGSAVTEEAHNHWREAIAMFERHDAADAEVGWTTESCQQVQAKFEQANGAQGGSFTEAIYMLGVVSGRCGNDEQALSFYQQAMSTNENYCGARVGVGLADMRAGRTQQARQHFERAIANDNQCTAAYVNLAIIQRSNPAEVREGLNNLRRALAIESDYLPAFNQMALLYLGQAEENRQMLDLAEVVCRQAQLINPRYAPIYNTWGLINVRQGNIIAALAKFERAFGFDDELFEAYMNFGQLTISFRGYEDAARAFSRARELQPDNYDAIIGLGAAQRGLSQFDEAEATYRAAIQLEAARPEAYFNLGLLYQDFKGGQIPDLRQAREFYQQFTQRAGSEAAYASTVETVTRSCRRRPTTGRRRRREGQSEWVGDCRPGRIQQIEENIRIQTELQEMQQQMQQQQQQQAPAEGGGESAGGEG; encoded by the coding sequence ATGACCCACGTACGCACTCTCTCTCTGCTCTCCCTCGCCTTCGCGCTCTCCGCGTCCGCCATCGGCTGCGGTGGCGGAGGCGCCGAAGGAAACGCCGCCACGAACGAGAGCGGCAACGTCATCCGCACCGCGGGTGGCTCGGCCGTGACCGAGGAGGCGCACAACCACTGGCGCGAGGCGATCGCGATGTTCGAGCGTCACGACGCGGCGGACGCCGAGGTCGGCTGGACGACGGAGTCGTGCCAGCAGGTGCAGGCCAAGTTCGAGCAGGCCAACGGCGCGCAGGGCGGCAGCTTCACCGAGGCCATCTACATGCTGGGCGTCGTCAGCGGCCGCTGCGGCAACGACGAGCAGGCGCTCTCGTTCTACCAGCAGGCGATGTCGACGAACGAGAACTACTGCGGCGCGCGCGTCGGTGTCGGCCTCGCCGACATGCGGGCGGGGCGCACGCAGCAGGCGCGTCAGCACTTCGAGCGCGCGATCGCGAACGACAACCAGTGCACCGCGGCGTACGTCAACCTGGCCATCATCCAGCGCTCGAACCCCGCCGAGGTGCGCGAGGGTCTGAACAACCTCCGCCGCGCCCTGGCGATCGAGTCGGACTACCTGCCGGCCTTCAACCAGATGGCGCTCCTCTACCTGGGTCAGGCGGAGGAGAACCGGCAGATGCTCGACCTCGCGGAGGTCGTCTGCCGTCAGGCGCAGCTCATCAACCCGCGGTACGCGCCGATCTACAACACCTGGGGCCTGATCAACGTGCGCCAGGGGAACATCATCGCGGCGCTCGCCAAGTTCGAGCGGGCGTTCGGTTTCGACGACGAGCTGTTCGAGGCCTACATGAACTTCGGCCAGCTGACGATCAGCTTCCGCGGCTACGAGGACGCGGCGCGGGCCTTCTCGCGTGCCCGCGAGCTGCAGCCCGACAACTACGACGCCATCATCGGGCTCGGGGCAGCGCAGCGCGGCCTCAGCCAGTTCGACGAGGCGGAGGCGACCTACCGGGCCGCCATCCAGCTCGAGGCGGCGCGACCCGAGGCGTACTTCAACCTCGGCCTGCTGTACCAGGACTTCAAGGGCGGCCAGATCCCCGATCTGCGTCAGGCCCGTGAGTTCTACCAGCAGTTCACGCAGCGCGCGGGCAGCGAGGCGGCCTACGCGTCGACCGTGGAGACGGTGACCCGGAGCTGCCGTCGCCGGCCGACGACTGGCCGCCGGCGTCGCCGTGAAGGCCAGAGCGAGTGGGTCGGCGACTGTCGGCCCGGCCGGATCCAGCAGATCGAGGAGAACATCCGGATCCAGACCGAGCTGCAGGAGATGCAGCAGCAGATGCAGCAGCAGCAGCAACAGCAGGCCCCCGCCGAGGGTGGGGGAGAGTCCGCGGGCGGGGAGGGCTGA
- a CDS encoding TonB family protein, with amino-acid sequence MSKVPLTFSIYKGDELERTETLTQDIIKVGKLPSSHLRIEDDNVSRMHAVIEVTGPDEIFIIDLGSAAGTIVNGKKVNKTQLQSGDEVVLGDTRVVVEIGGAPAQEAAPVAAPAPAASAAPVASAPAPTAANPFATNAGAGGGALPNPFAAPAQAAPAPQQSTGGAGGDVRYGIAASGPPVNPSEVESSESAAEVVIMWGDMSVLHVEHLSPPRNFYVGEGAGTDYLLESSVLGTQRMPVVVQTGGGAAVVVPEGAEGEVTVGDQTMSWADLKAGGKLQPASEMQGAMMYPLPAGAVAKVRYKGFTFMTKSTSAGRKVGAGMDIEWKRYIWTAVSVAVHGAMLLMFYFLPPRPASLSLDLLSADSRLVEYLMEPPETQEEETPEWLQEDQLDDNEGGTGKRHRDEEGAMGEEASEKTNNRYAIEGPQDNQDPQMAREQAREQAATVGAIGVLAAMTGSWNSPTSPYGADQAMGNDPMSAIGALMGDQIGSNFGFGGLGLRGTGRGGGGTGEGTIGLGNLGTIGHGGGGGTGSGYGRGAGGLRGRSARVPTIRTGNADVRGSLSREVIRRVIRRHINEVRFCYEQELNQRPDLEGRVMVSFIISPTGAVQSASVGNSTINNQRVESCIAGAVRRWTFPAPDGGGVVGVNYPFVLSSQG; translated from the coding sequence GTGTCTAAGGTCCCCCTCACATTCAGCATCTACAAGGGCGACGAGCTCGAGCGCACCGAGACGCTGACCCAGGACATCATCAAGGTCGGCAAGCTGCCGTCGAGCCACCTGCGGATCGAGGACGACAACGTCTCCCGGATGCACGCGGTGATCGAGGTCACCGGGCCCGACGAGATCTTCATCATCGATCTCGGGTCGGCGGCCGGCACGATCGTCAACGGCAAGAAGGTCAACAAGACCCAGCTGCAGAGCGGTGACGAGGTCGTGCTCGGCGACACCCGCGTGGTGGTCGAGATCGGCGGCGCTCCGGCCCAGGAGGCGGCGCCCGTCGCGGCGCCTGCGCCCGCTGCCTCGGCGGCTCCGGTGGCCTCCGCCCCGGCGCCGACGGCCGCCAACCCGTTCGCGACCAACGCGGGCGCGGGCGGCGGCGCGCTCCCGAACCCGTTCGCGGCCCCGGCCCAGGCGGCCCCGGCCCCGCAGCAGTCGACCGGTGGCGCGGGCGGCGACGTCCGCTACGGCATCGCGGCGAGCGGCCCGCCGGTCAACCCGTCCGAGGTCGAGAGCAGCGAGAGCGCGGCCGAGGTCGTGATCATGTGGGGCGACATGAGCGTGCTCCACGTCGAGCACCTCTCTCCCCCGCGGAACTTCTACGTAGGGGAGGGCGCCGGCACCGACTACCTCCTCGAGTCCTCCGTGCTGGGTACGCAGCGCATGCCGGTGGTCGTCCAGACGGGCGGCGGCGCGGCGGTCGTGGTCCCCGAGGGCGCGGAGGGGGAGGTCACCGTCGGCGACCAGACGATGAGCTGGGCCGATCTCAAGGCCGGCGGCAAGCTCCAGCCGGCCAGCGAGATGCAGGGCGCGATGATGTATCCGCTCCCCGCCGGCGCGGTCGCGAAGGTCCGCTACAAGGGCTTCACCTTCATGACCAAGAGCACGTCGGCGGGCCGCAAGGTCGGCGCCGGCATGGACATCGAGTGGAAGCGCTACATCTGGACGGCGGTCTCGGTCGCCGTGCACGGCGCGATGCTCCTGATGTTCTACTTCCTGCCGCCGCGGCCGGCTTCGCTCTCGCTCGATCTGCTCAGCGCGGACTCCCGCCTCGTGGAGTACCTGATGGAGCCCCCGGAGACCCAGGAGGAGGAGACTCCCGAGTGGCTCCAGGAGGACCAGCTGGACGACAACGAGGGCGGCACCGGCAAGCGCCATCGCGACGAAGAGGGCGCGATGGGCGAAGAGGCGTCCGAGAAGACGAACAACCGCTACGCCATCGAGGGCCCGCAGGACAACCAGGACCCGCAGATGGCGCGTGAGCAGGCCCGCGAGCAGGCCGCGACGGTCGGCGCGATCGGCGTCCTCGCCGCGATGACCGGCTCGTGGAACTCGCCCACCTCGCCCTACGGCGCCGACCAGGCGATGGGCAACGACCCGATGAGCGCGATCGGCGCGCTCATGGGTGACCAGATCGGCAGCAACTTCGGCTTCGGCGGCCTCGGCCTGCGCGGCACCGGCCGCGGCGGCGGCGGCACCGGCGAGGGCACGATCGGCCTCGGCAACCTGGGCACGATCGGCCACGGCGGCGGCGGCGGCACGGGCAGCGGCTACGGTCGCGGTGCGGGCGGCCTGCGCGGTCGCTCGGCGCGGGTGCCCACCATCCGCACCGGCAACGCGGACGTTCGCGGCTCGCTGAGCCGTGAGGTCATCCGGCGCGTCATCCGACGCCACATCAACGAGGTCCGGTTCTGCTACGAGCAGGAGCTCAACCAGCGCCCCGACCTCGAGGGTCGCGTGATGGTCAGCTTCATCATCTCGCCCACCGGCGCGGTGCAGTCGGCCTCGGTCGGTAACTCGACCATCAACAACCAGCGGGTGGAGAGCTGCATCGCCGGCGCGGTGCGTCGCTGGACCTTCCCGGCGCCCGACGGCGGCGGCGTGGTCGGCGTGAACTACCCGTTCGTGCTCAGCTCGCAGGGCTAG
- a CDS encoding YraN family protein, whose product MGRHRVGGERDLRSRQARAADKRALGARAEAIVAAELERRGCLIVARNARVGRLEIDIVARRGRLAIFCEVRARARSGGFSPLETIDEAKTERIRRAAVGWMSAHGWPGISARFDAAAVTFDSPEGEIDYLEDAF is encoded by the coding sequence GTGGGCCGTCATCGCGTTGGGGGAGAAAGAGATCTGCGCAGCCGCCAGGCGCGCGCGGCGGACAAGCGGGCCCTCGGGGCGCGCGCCGAGGCGATCGTCGCGGCGGAGCTCGAGCGACGGGGCTGCCTCATCGTGGCGCGGAACGCGCGGGTGGGACGGCTCGAGATCGACATCGTCGCGCGGCGCGGGCGGCTGGCGATCTTCTGCGAGGTCCGGGCGCGCGCACGCAGCGGCGGCTTCTCACCGCTCGAGACGATCGACGAGGCCAAGACCGAGCGGATCCGCCGGGCCGCCGTCGGCTGGATGAGCGCGCACGGCTGGCCCGGGATCTCGGCCCGCTTCGACGCCGCGGCCGTCACCTTCGACAGCCCGGAGGGAGAGATCGACTACCTGGAGGACGCGTTCTGA